GATGTGTCTGACGCCCTGCAGACCCTTCTACAGGTGTGGCTCTTTCTGACCTGACCATAAGTTTAGAGACATTATTAAAAGCCACGACATCTGCTGAAGCCTGGTTACAGGATTTAGATGACAAACTGTCAGGGTGGAAATCAATCAGCTGCTGGTTTTCTGCAGATTAGGCccatacatttttaatgttgaaGCCAGGGTGAGCCTGGCAGGTCATGGATAAGGAATCACAGGATCTCTAGGTGGTGGTTGATGCAGTGCTGGAGGTTccctgcagggtggagctggAGACTTTATGGCTTTGCAGCATGATAGGTGGACAGGCATCCATGCCACATTGGTAAAGTTAAAGGTGAATTCACACAGTTAAATCTGCATCCATTACAGCAGTGCATTGGCAAAAACCTGTTATACAGTATGTATCACATGGGTTGTCAAAGTGTTTCGATATTTTCTTGCACCTCCATGTAATAGTTCCCACATTTGCAGCAGAAATACAGCAAAGACTAAACAATTCACATCATATTAAGACCTAAAGTTATGCATAATAAAGAGCTTgatgctttgagtgacaggtgtgtgcTGTCTCAGATCGTGACCCACCTGCTTGGGTGGCTGTcagcccacctcagctccactcacaatCCACCTCACACTCcttgtatttggattaactcgGAGTTGGACAGCCTCAGGTGCTGCCAAAATGGCAATGGCTGGCAGCATGGAGGCATTTTTATTCATAGTCAGTGTTGCTTGAATTTAAAGATAAAACAGTGAGTCTTAAAAGTCTCTCAAGAACTAACATCAGTGGTTTGCACAGTCCACTGTTAATTTTATAGTAGATACAAACCTGCTTTTATGTCACCAATTGTAGCACATACAATTTAGCAACAAATATACAGTGTGCCAAGGTCCTTTAACTCCCATTCTACAAGGCTACAAATGATGTAACATATATCAGTGTATGTTCCACCTATAATACTGCATTATCAGGCTTCTAGAATACTAATTTTATTATAGCATAAAACAATGCAAATTACATTTCTTAAAAGTTAACATTTGTACCTGGTAGTGGCCCCTTTGACCAGAAAATATTAGCACTTAATGTCAGCAACAGCTGTCAAAGTTACAACAAAGCatctttcagcttcagatgtctTGTAATCTCAGTAGATATTACAGACCTGCAGCTTCAACTcatatttctgcacaaactctGCTGGCTGATAAGACCACAAACTGCTCAGTCTGAGTCACTTTCTCTgttattgctcctatcagaccATATTTGCTCAGCTGCCAGTCCAGTGTCAACAGACACATGATGAATTCCAAGAAATCTATTCAGACTGTTGTTTAATGAACATCAAATAAAATGGTGACATATGTTATTATTGTGGATTTACTAGTATCTCTGTCTGATAGGAAACATGCTGGAGTGGTGTCTGCCCAAAGATATGGACCTGGAGGGAGTGGAGTTCAAAGCCATCGCCAGCGGTTCCCACCGGGTCACCACAGATTTCATGTAAGGAAAAGTTCCTCATAATGTGATGGACATAACCGATGTGGAGGATTTTAAGTATTAGAATGTGTCTGCGTGCCCCCATCCTGGCAGGACAGAGCAAAGCGAAGTGTTGcctagcaaaaaaaaaagagccatcTGGCAGTTCCTTTGCTTTTCATGACTCATGGCCTCAtctgtgtccctctctctcccctccttccaCAGTTACTTCCGTAAGGGCTGCTACTTCGGCCTCGCCTGCtttgccaacatggcggtggaAAGCACTGTGGAGAGGGGGGCGAGGATGAAGTCGGTAGGGATCCTGTCTTCTTCCTACACCCTGCTTTACCGCTACATGAGCTTCCTGGAGCATCAGGTCAGGTAAGAGAGGCGTGAATACAGGAAGCAGCCACACACAGTGTCCTAGAGTGTTAGAAGATTATTTTAGTGACTgatctgttcatttttttttcctggtgaaTCAGTGAAGTTtggtcgtttttttttttatttaattttattaatttattgttGTGAGGCTCCATTGATGTTGACCTGAAAGTTGATGCAAATGTTCACTTTAGACCATTAGATTTATTTTTGATGAATAATATTATTAGTGTGGCCTGTAAGTATTCAGTGTTACTTGTTACAGGCTAGATTATCTCTTTCTGATAAtctcaaacacagcagcataatTTAGTGTAAAGAAGAGATGCTACCAAtgatgtatttctgttttgaGAAAGAACAAAGACTCATGGGAATTATGATCACCAAGTCAAAGCAGTGCTGAATAAAGTTTAATGAGAAGGGCCACTAGTGGAACATCCTCTTTTTCATATTAGATCGCCCGAGCTGGCATTTACACCTCCTGTTTCTCCTTTCTCAAGCCTCGGTCAACATTATATATTCTTTTAAACTCTCTTAGTAACTTTCCCCACAGGCCTCATCCAAAGCTGTCACACTTCCTCACCAGGAGCTCTTTAAACACAGCTCCTTTCTCCCagtttctccttttctctcagctttccctcctcctcctcctcctcctcctcccccttgcACAGTTCCCacactcttctctctctggcctccagtCATGCAGTGGTCATGCTCCTTACTCATCATTCCCCACGTAGCTCGCTCCAGATTCCCGATCTGCTTGACTGCCATGGCAGTCATCTGTTTCTTGCATAAAGGGCTTCAGTGTTGGTCACAAGAAGATGAAGCTCGTCAGGAATGTATGGATACTTCACCCCTTTTTTGCCCCTCTTGATGCCCTTCCTTTTGCTAACTTTGAGTTCATGGCTTGCATTAGTTTtgcagagaaatacaaaaaaataataacagtcTATTAAAGCCTGCAATGTGTGCAGAACAAATAGAAGAATTATCTCCAGCCTGCAGACCTTTTAGTAGAAGCAGCGCTGAATCATGATCTTTGGTAAGTTTACCCTTTGAgactgatgaacatgaatcaagATTCACTTTGGTTAATGAATTAATTCAAATGATTGAAAAACAGATCACAGATTTTGCCATAAAACGTCTATAAGAATATTTGTTTTCACTATTTTCACTTAATTTATAATACACATTAATCACCAGTGAGTACACAGCCATGATCAGATCTGCATATTAAGTATATGAGCTGTGTTACTCAGACCTACATGTAGTCCgcttctgtttgtttccagGTCACAGACAAAATCATTTGTATGACAAAGAGCGGCAGCTGATCATTTGGTCCACAACACTGTATCTGTATTAATTAGTGACTGTTAACCCCTTGTGTTCCGCATCTTATTTCTCATTAGAGTGGGTCACTGTGATTATTGTTTTGGGAAAATCATATTCTACATACAGTATGGCTTCACTGAGAACCATCCTGGCTTGTTTTTATTAATTCAGCCTAAATCCAAGTTGTTTCCACACTACAGAGTGCACCTCAAGTAACAATTTTGccagctgtcactgtgtgtgtgtgtgtgtatgtggaggaACTGTGCCTGACAGACTCCAGCTCTCCACCTTCCCTTGGCTTTTCTTTTTCAGTCAATCCTTTTCGTCCCTTTCTCCAGGCTCCAGCTTCAGTCCCCAGGCCATTACTCCCCCCTGGAGGCCTTCTATGAGGACAAGAGGGCACTCCTGCCACCTAGTGGGGATGGTGTTGTTACTGCACTACCAGCCAACACATGGGGAGCTGTAATCAACCACAGTATGCACCCCGAGATGAAGGTTGGCGTGTTCTGCAGTTGTCAGTGCCACATTAATATTTGTTCATTCAATAATATTAcatgtgtaaaatgtatttgGACCCTTTTGTTCCAGATCACCCACCCTGCAGGCTGCATGTCTCAGTTCATCCGCTTCTTTGGTGAGCAGATCATGGTGCTGTGGAAGCTGGCTCTCCTCCGCAGGCGCATCCTCATCTTCTCCCCTCCACCTGTGGGTGTGGTTTGCTACAGAGGTGAGAAAAATATGGAGTCAAAGTTAGGGGATAACGGAACTTGCAACTCCTCTCTAAGCTGTATCAGTGCTGGACagcccacacacaaacacacacacacacatacacatcgtgcacacatcaccTGCTGTGCTCCCACACTCATGCCTCATCCCTCTCAAGTCACTGCCTCTCCCTCACAGTGTACTGCTGCTGTTGCCTGGCAAATATCTCCATCCCCGGGGTCGGCATGGCTGTGCCTGAGTTCCGGCCCTTCTTCTATGTTAATGTTGCAGACATCAGCGCTCTGGAGAACGAGCTCTCCTACGTAGCGTGTAAGTGGATTGTTTTGTGGAAATAGCATTGTTTATCTTTGCATATCATCTGATTAGAACCATTTGTGTCCTTTGTATTTGCATGCGTAGGTACTACTGAGAAGATCTTTGAGGAAAAGAAGGATCTGTACGACGTGTATGTAGATAATCAGAATGTAAAAACCTACAGAGACGGCCTGAAGCCTCTGCTCCGCCTCAGCACCGCCGACAGAGAGAAGTATCGCAAGCTCACTGAGCAGAGGTAGGTAATGGCCAATAACACAAATACCATTAAATACATGTTGATAAATGTAATACTACTCAACAAATCACTTATGTAGCCATAATGTAGCATGTGTATTAATCCGCTGCACAAAATAGTTCACAAATAAATTGACAGTTTCCCCCAGTGCGCAATAGTATGGTGCAGCAAACTCAATGAGAACAAGGAAGTTGAAATGTCCAAACATAGATAGTGTCCCCATCCGTAGTATAACAGGTGGAAattaagcgtgtgtgtgtgtgtgtgtaggcagatGTTGCTGTACTCCCAGGAGGAGAACGGAGATTGTGTGTCCAGTGAAGAGGATCTCTTTATTCTGTAAGTGCAGAACAAttgactgtgcatgtgtgtaatatGATGCACTAACGGACACATCTGTCTCCTCCAAAGTTTTTTCCTGGAGCAGAACAACAGGATTTTTCAGACCCTAAGTGAGGTGGCCGGGAGCTCTGACCCTACCGTAACCCAGGAGAGCGTGAGGGCCATGGGTCTGGATCCACATGGTGACAGGCTCttcctgctccacctgctggagatCTATGGCTACGACACCCtgctggtgtcagagcagctctgctgcagctgagagacGTCAGGCAGAGCTGCCCGTCATCACTGCTGGTTTGCGAAAAAAAGGGACCGATTTGCCTTGAACAAACTCTTGAGTGCTGCACTACTGGCTTCTTATAGTCATCAGGGCTGTTGGAGCCTCCAGGGATGTTTCTGGAGTCGTTCTTTGGTATATTATCTCcatgtgcttctgtttttttttgttttgtggtcCTGCTCCTTCACTGATGGCAACTTGATTCTGTGGAGATAAACTAGCCCTCAAGTTGGGTTTCCCAGATGTGGCTGCCAGTGATTCTCTGGataaagctgcagtgttttattACTGAGCTTGAATGCCATAGCTGCAGTCTCCAAACCCTAGATGAAAAAAGTGAGCCACATTCCACTGGGCCGTCTTGATGAAGCCCATGATTTCGATGAACACAACATGCACTTGGAATTAATGTGTGAAAGTGAAGGAGAGGTAGACTTCTTGTAAAtaatcctgatttttttttcctttgtgtgctgtgtgtcagcATTTGTGTGACATGTTGCTCCTTGTATCAAGTGCTTGATTCAAATATCCAACTGTTAAGCCTCTTATCAAGATCAGGGCCTCCTTTCTCTTATCTCTTTACAAACAGGTCAAACTGCCTTTGTCTTTAAGAGCTATGTCTGTAAGCATCGAGTGGTatttaaagcaacaaaacagaTAGATGCTGCCTAGTTATTCCATTTATAAACCAACAGGAAAGGTGGTGCTGTAGGTCTGAAATGACTTATTTGCACCCAGGGATCTCACAGAGAAAGACAGCTTTGTATATGTTTAAGTGAACCCACAGGTATTTTTGGATCCAGCAAAACAAGGGGGGGGGTCATTACGTAGTGTTATTGTTGACAAAGTAAACATGACCACCATATCTTTGTTCTTAGGAATGAATTAAGCATCTTAAATGGGCTATAACTGGTATTTTTTTATAACTGCATCAAGTAAAAGGagctgcttgtagccatgatccTACAGAGACGTGGCTATTGCTGGTAAGTTTTAGCAGAAAATGAATATAAGAAGTCTAAACTTTACCTTCTACAGGCCTGCTGTGCTTTTACAATAGCTCAGAATGTATAAACCAAATACTAGTTCTAGGACcttttgcacttttattttgtgcagGCCATCCTATCTGCTCCATGCTTGGAAAGTAGTTGTTCAGGTGCAATCTGCAACCTAACCACTAGGTGCCACTCAGTCCTGCACACTGGTCTTTAAAATTAATAGAAAACAAAATTTACAGGTAGACATCATGTgttttttgtccattttcttTAGCTGTAGCTAGCTTACATTGTAGCATTGGTGTTTGGTAGGCTACATGTAGCTTACATATTGTTTTCCaccacttattttattttaacattttattgtgAATACACAGAAATAGAGAGACAGAAGTGCATTCTCTGCAGGTTTGTCATTACAGCAGCCCCTTTTATTTTGCAGCTACTTATTGGAGTTTCTATTAAAACATTtcatgggatttttttttcctgtgcagTGGCACATTTTCAGATTTAATGAGAAGCACCATCTCTACAAGAATgctacaaaaaaacataaatttaaaacatctcATTGAACCAGTCATGATAGAAACTGTACAGTAAGCTACCCTGGTGCTTTGATCACTCTGTGTGCTGCATACAAAAGGTTATTTAGTaattgtttctgttttattatgtCTTCTTTTTCCCTTCTTAATTTATTTGTAGTGTTTCTGTTGTTTAGATGTAAACTGATGAGTGTAAATATCCATTTGCTGTATTATTACATGTGAAGAAATGGGATCAGatgaatgtgttttataagaCAATTATGATCCCACAGAGCCTCTGTATCTGTATGACTGGAACCTTCATgcaatgataaaaaaataacctTTCACTCCACATCATGGTGGCACCTTATACAACCCGTACAAAGCTGTAGTTGAAGGGATAGTCTGACTCATATTAAAACactttcactttatttattttactgtaaacCATTCCAGAAATAAAGTGCACAACCACTTGTAAGGAAGACAGCTTTGATTGTGAATACTGTATATTGTGTATGAGCAGCCTTTATATTCCTTAAAGTCTCCCTCTAGATTTCAATTATCTAACATAACATACATACCATATTATCCCTGATATTCAGGAATGATTTTCCATGTTTCCATTGATTATAGGTCCCTGACCACTGCACTGGATCCTCTAATGTCCGGGACAGTCAGGGAGCAGGCTGACATCCTGCCCCTTTCACAGCAGCTTCAATAGCAGCCAGCCAGCTTCGTTTTAGCTCCTGACCGTCACAGGAGAAGATATGTGTGCTTTTGGACTGGTTCAAACAGAAACAGGGGTGACCCTGGACTTCCTGGAGAGAAGAGTCAACGCTGCACCCCATCAGAGGTATAGTGAAGAGGGGCTTCACATCCTGGAAATGTAGGGAAGGGAAGAAGGTTCTGTGTAGCAGTGATTGCAgcagtaaccatggcaacatcTGTATGATTGTTCTATATATTCTGCAGTAATATTTTGACAACCACTTACTTGTGGGTCAGCATACAGGAGAAGGACTGGAGGTTCCGTCTTTATGAGAACAGACCACACTCGTCGCCAGTTAATGGGGTCATCACTGTACTGCAGAAAACCACTTGTAGCACTGTCACCGGACCCTGTGGAA
This region of Parambassis ranga chromosome 2, fParRan2.1, whole genome shotgun sequence genomic DNA includes:
- the LOC114429149 gene encoding protein LCHN-like, whose amino-acid sequence is MVERSDRAPLLDWEEVPSAENPSGSAPSGSQVKDRLSSPSNSRALSGCSPPSGFGWSSGTRGPAPSRSVSNADGCSAPPATSGSPVGIDEALPPDKEEHLSDSGPEVSLEDRMVTWEEKDQIVSVFVVTFNTRSGNMLEWCLPKDMDLEGVEFKAIASGSHRVTTDFIYFRKGCYFGLACFANMAVESTVERGARMKSVGILSSSYTLLYRYMSFLEHQVRLQLQSPGHYSPLEAFYEDKRALLPPSGDGVVTALPANTWGAVINHSMHPEMKITHPAGCMSQFIRFFGEQIMVLWKLALLRRRILIFSPPPVGVVCYRVYCCCCLANISIPGVGMAVPEFRPFFYVNVADISALENELSYVACTTEKIFEEKKDLYDVYVDNQNVKTYRDGLKPLLRLSTADREKYRKLTEQRQMLLYSQEENGDCVSSEEDLFILFFLEQNNRIFQTLSEVAGSSDPTVTQESVRAMGLDPHGDRLFLLHLLEIYGYDTLLVSEQLCCS